In Synechococcus sp. KORDI-100, a single window of DNA contains:
- the tsaE gene encoding tRNA (adenosine(37)-N6)-threonylcarbamoyltransferase complex ATPase subunit type 1 TsaE, whose product MNRCRDAETSGLLAADSTGCIWHLETLETTHALGRQLAQQLPPGSILLLNGPLGAGKTSLVQGLAQGLGINEPITSPTFALAQHYTSGHPPLVHLDLYRLEHPAAADELFLQEEEEAKALHALMAVEWPERLNLSLPEAWCLALEPQASGGRRAQLISPNKATSASVG is encoded by the coding sequence ATCAATCGCTGCAGAGACGCCGAGACTTCGGGCTTGCTTGCGGCGGACTCTACAGGGTGTATCTGGCATCTAGAGACCCTTGAGACCACCCATGCCCTGGGGCGTCAACTGGCCCAGCAGCTCCCGCCAGGGTCGATTCTGTTGCTCAATGGGCCCCTGGGCGCCGGCAAAACATCACTGGTGCAGGGGTTGGCGCAGGGTCTGGGAATCAACGAACCGATCACCAGCCCAACCTTTGCCCTCGCGCAGCACTACACCAGTGGCCATCCACCCCTCGTGCATCTCGATCTCTACCGACTGGAACACCCAGCAGCAGCCGATGAACTCTTTCTTCAGGAAGAGGAGGAGGCCAAAGCCCTTCATGCCCTGATGGCCGTGGAATGGCCTGAACGCCTCAACCTGTCCCTGCCGGAAGCCTGGTGTCTGGCGCTTGAACCGCAGGCCAGCGGCGGGCGGCGGGCTCAACTCATTTCTCCGAACAAAGCAACCTCTGCCTCGGTGGGTTGA